tttgcgTCACAGTTATTctaattaagataaaaattttttttagacgaatTTCAagcgataaaaataattagtataCAAGAATACATTGACACAGTTGTTCTAtagattaatataaaatatattcgaTCGATTATGTCAATTGTGAAGGCCATGCGTCGACGAATtgcttaataattaaattttgataccGCACGTATGTAATGACAATACTTGAGCGTCCAATCATACCACGTGTGCAATTAAATTGcggctaaaaaaatatacccgCGGTTAAACGCCacgatatatatgtatatattaatctGATACGTATTTTATTACCACATATGATATAcaatatttgataaaactcgaataaaaaaaaataacccgcGATATCCcggaaaataaatgaaaggaAAACCTAAGAATTATATCGTCATCGTTCTACGTCACTATAAATTACtgtgataataaaatagaaattctGATGCTCCAGTACATTATCGCGAATATTGTAATAGATAAAgcctattaattttaaatatatatgtatatatatatgaataaatttgtttCTACTTGTCATTGAAAATTCAATACGTATAATTTTGCTGGATGAAATCGCCCGACATTAATTTCcatacaattcaaatataatagtcttgtagatatatatgtatatataaatgtatatgtcGTTAACCGACACGTTTGTTTGCATAGAGGACACATTTATAATATTACCTGGCATAATGTGGCAACAATTGCGAATGAGCGGagaaacttttgaaatattattcgatttatgtaatATAGCGGTAGAGTATTACTGCATGTAACAATTGAACGGGAttgaattatcaataaatgtcACATTGGAAAATAACTTGATCTCGAAATTCTAAGAACAAGtggattaatttaattaattattactttaattgGAGATGATATTTCCTTGAGCGTGAAAGAAGTTAATGAGATGATTAAAGTAGTATATGAATTGCCGTAGCTTTTATGTAGAATGATATTGATACTGCCTCCAAGTGGagagtatgaatttttttttatttattaatttgtaaagtAATGAGACGTGATGTGCATGATAAAGAGTTGAACTGCTATGCGTACTTCCAACGCCTTTTAAGCAGACTTTGTAACGTAGAATATTTACCTGGTAGTGACGTATAGAAGTGACGATTCAGGACATTCgagcatttaaatttatgtgaaTAAATGTGAGTAATTCATGGCCcctcgaattataaaatcagcACTAGACAAGGAACCAGGAATTTATGATGACGAGTGTAAATAATAAGCAGTAAAAATCCCTACTTCTTATTATCGAcgtcattttataattacactCAAAGTATATTGTATGTATGCGTGGAACCGAGGtctataaattgaaaactcaACAGCAAAGTGCAGttcatttaatttgaataacttGAGCAGCtctttcgtttttttttgttgacttgtaaattattttatcacttatcggattttttatttttcgatttttcagaAAGACGGGAGTAAGTCAGAAGTGATAATCGTAATTAACGGGATATCTGGCCATGGATACTGTTGACAGTGCGAGCAGACGACAACCAACTAGAGTATTCAAAAAACCTAGTCctaatggaaaaattacagtttactTAAGCAAACGTGATTTTGTTGATCATATGACACACATCGATCCTATAGGTGAGTTAAAATAAtggaaaacaaatttaaagcgcctgaaataatttaataagagGCTAGAtaaacattataaatatttattttattaatatattcagTCTTCAGAGCTTATTTTATacgagataaatattttaaacgcTTTGTATCAATACTTTGttgtattgtttattaaacCAGTGATTAATTAACCAATAGAGCATTAATCAATCTCCGGCTGTCGCAATTCAGttcttttaattcattaaacaTTAGCAGGAAAACAAAAAtagttatattatttatttaaataaatatttaacgccGACAAATAGAGCCCGTAGGATTTAATCCGGCAGTCTGAGCCTGAGCGATCGTTATGatcaattgataaataaattaaatagtttaaaaaattaattaaagatacGCCGATAATTGTCGCAGTCATTTGGCTCTTCTCTGCTTTAAATTGAGATAATTATcagccaaaaaaaaagatattataAGCATATTGTTTTTTAGCCGCTTGAATGATAATGAGCGGAAGAATTTTATCTTATATTGACCTAGGTCATTACAAATAGCTTAGTTATATGAAGAAGATGAgacgtacactgtaaaaaattttcggtgtgAAAATGGTCCTGAGGACTTTACTCGGTGTCCTCGGTGTGAATCGACGGAGTGAAATTTTTCCGCTGTGAAACATCAAGCGGTGTACTTTTAACACAGTGTGTTATTTTTCACATCGCTCGGTGTAATTAGTTCAAAATTCATACATTGTCCGGTCATATGATCTGTAGTTAAAAATACGGCTATCGCAACTCAAttcttttaattcattaaaatatcagcaggaaaccaaaaataaatatttaacgcgACAAATAGAGTCCGTAAGATTTAATCCAGTAGTCTGAGCTTGAGcgatcaaataaattaaatagttcaaaaaattaattaaaaatacgcCGATAATTGTCGCAGTCATTTGGCTGTTCTCTGCTTTAAATTGAGATAATTATCAGccaaaaaaaagatattataagcatatttttttttagccacTTGAATGATAATGAGCAGACGAATTTTATCTTATATTGACCTAGGTCATCACAAATAGCTTAGTTGTATGAAGAAGATGAGACgtagactgtaaaaaatttttggtgtgaaaatggtCCTGAGGACTTTACCCGGTGTCCTCGGTGTAAATCGACGGTGTGAAACATCAAGCGGTGTACTTTTAACAGAGTGtgtgttattttttacacCGCTCGGTGTAATTAGTTCAAAATTCACACATTGTCCGATCATATGATCTGTAGTTAAAAATGACCCAATAAATGtttgtaatattaaaattaattattttaacttaaatttgCAAAGTTGTCAACTAactttctataataatttaaaaaaatacaattaaaaactgaatcaataaaaatttatatatatttatagacgGCGTGGTTCTGATAGATCCAGATTACGTTAAAGACCGTAAAATATTTGGCCACGTACTGGCTCATTTACGGTTTGGCCGAGAAGATCTCGATGTACTTGGATTGATCGTTAAACGTGAACTTTATCTCGCGACAGATCAAATTTATCCGGCTCCACCCAACAAAGAACAGCCACAAAAGTTAACGCGATTACAAGagagattaattaaaaaattaggcAGCAATGCGtatcctttttattttaaattaccgcCAAATTGTCCGGCTTCGGTGACACTCCAACCGGCAATATGTGAACCAGGAAAAGCTTATGGTGTTGATTACGAGCTTATCGTTTTTCTGGGCGTGAATAAGGATGATAGACCACTAAAACGGtagttatttttacaaatattattattaaataaagtttttattattttaataatgaacACAAATAAATGATCGGTAACTTTTGTCAATCAAGGAGTACTGTACGGTTAGccataagaaaaataatgtacGCGCCCTCGCGACAGGGTGAACAGCCATCAATAGAAGTCAGTAAAGAATTTATGATGTCACCAAACAGACTCCATCTGGAAGCATCCCTAGACAAAGAGCTCTACCATCACGGGGAAAATATTGCGGTAAATGTTCACATAGCCAACAACAGCAATCgaacagttaaaaaaataaaagtatcggtGAGACAGTTTGCCGATATTTATGGTTATTCATCGTCGCAGTACAAATGCATCGTTGCTGAGACCGAGAGCGAGTGAGTATCTCATTTAATTGTttgtcataattaaaattatttaaaaataaatttacaaaaatgtaAACTAGAGAATAAAATAGATATAAAATCACGGGAATATGGAAGCCGAGTTGAAGCTTTAATGGCGGTACTCGTAACGAGATAAatatagcaataataataattttttattgtgtttATACGTGATAGTGATAAGAGTTTATTAAGATAAATTAAcgttaattgataataatctGTGTTATAAATGAACTCTTTTAATAGTTTCGATgataattatacatatttttaatcttcttGACGTCATTGTCTATCATCGTGACTTTAATgtcttattaataaattttttttagtatactTCAAAGTCACTAGGTCAAAAGCAGTAACTAGTACGTACTTAACTGGTATAAAGATCtagagtatttttatttactcggTATGACTACATGATAGCGGG
The Microplitis mediator isolate UGA2020A chromosome 6, iyMicMedi2.1, whole genome shotgun sequence genome window above contains:
- the LOC130670151 gene encoding beta-arrestin-1-like isoform X1, whose product is MDTVDSASRRQPTRVFKKPSPNGKITVYLSKRDFVDHMTHIDPIDGVVLIDPDYVKDRKIFGHVLAHLRFGREDLDVLGLIVKRELYLATDQIYPAPPNKEQPQKLTRLQERLIKKLGSNAYPFYFKLPPNCPASVTLQPAICEPGKAYGVDYELIVFLGVNKDDRPLKRSTVRLAIRKIMYAPSRQGEQPSIEVSKEFMMSPNRLHLEASLDKELYHHGENIAVNVHIANNSNRTVKKIKVSVRQFADIYGYSSSQYKCIVAETESEEGCTVGPGFTLSKVFTVTPLLANSKNKWALALDGKLRHEDTNLASSTLNVDPSQRENLGVIVQYKVKVKLCLGALGGELVAELPFILMHPKPEEETLPPVTDRQSPTCPSENGECANDTNLIQLDAEDEIGNDDIIFEDFARLRLKGETDA
- the LOC130670151 gene encoding beta-arrestin-1-like isoform X3 — its product is MDTVDSASRRQPTRVFKKPSPNGKITVYLSKRDFVDHMTHIDPIDGVVLIDPDYVKDRKIFGHVLAHLRFGREDLDVLGLIVKRELYLATDQIYPAPPNKEQPQKLTRLQERLIKKLGSNAYPFYFKLPPNCPASVTLQPAICEPGKAYGVDYELIVFLGVNKDDRPLKRSTVRLAIRKIMYAPSRQGEQPSIEVSKEFMMSPNRLHLEASLDKELYHHGENIAVNVHIANNSNRTVKKIKVSVRQFADIYGYSSSQYKCIVAETESDNVDPSQRENLGVIVQYKVKVKLCLGALGGELVAELPFILMHPKPEEETLPPVTDRQSPTCPSENGECANDTNLIQLDAEDEIGNDDIIFEDFARLRLKGETDA
- the LOC130670151 gene encoding beta-arrestin-1-like isoform X2; amino-acid sequence: MDTVDSASRRQPTRVFKKPSPNGKITVYLSKRDFVDHMTHIDPIDGVVLIDPDYVKDRKIFGHVLAHLRFGREDLDVLGLIVKRELYLATDQIYPAPPNKEQPQKLTRLQERLIKKLGSNAYPFYFKLPPNCPASVTLQPAICEPGKAYGVDYELIVFLGVNKDDRPLKRSTVRLAIRKIMYAPSRQGEQPSIEVSKEFMMSPNRLHLEASLDKELYHHGENIAVNVHIANNSNRTVKKIKVSVRQFADIYGYSSSQYKCIVAETESDIGVAPGFTLSKVFSLKPTLADNKDKRGLALDGQLKHEDTNLASSTINVDPSQRENLGVIVQYKVKVKLCLGALGGELVAELPFILMHPKPEEETLPPVTDRQSPTCPSENGECANDTNLIQLDAEDEIGNDDIIFEDFARLRLKGETDA